In one Diabrotica virgifera virgifera chromosome 7, PGI_DIABVI_V3a genomic region, the following are encoded:
- the LOC126888674 gene encoding general transcription factor II-I repeat domain-containing protein 2B-like: MIGQQAMFRLPTENSETATKISFMIAEAIAKRSKPLSDGEFVKECLEMFASVACPEQEALVKNISLSHQTIARRIDDMTKDIESSLKTQLKKCVFYSFALDESTDVSDTAQLAVFVRGVTEDYTVIEELLDLRSMKDTTTGKDIYEEVKSCIEKYELRIENLCGLTKDGAPAITGRTSGFAALMCKNVTHTIIQHHCIIHQEQLCAKVLELKHVMDKVVQTVNFIRARGLNHRQFQAFLSDVGSDHEDIVYFSSVRWLSRASTLKRFYSLLDEVKIFLENKGQEIDFLTDEQWLADLAFLVDITKYLSDLNLKLQGKDQLCTQLYEHIQAFTKKLILLEKQLEQKQLVHWETLSARNQEMLDLAKYVSLLQRLRNEFEERFVDFKLQIPNMKVFQNPFEIEIDGAVLNLQMELIELQSDSLLKTAYQSCLPNGLIEFYKKYINRNQYPNLTKLALQQISLFGSTYICEQLFSRMKYNKSKTRSSLSDNHLTGILRIATSKIPADIDTLCKQKKCQTSH, translated from the coding sequence ATGATCGGTCAACAGGCGATGTTCAGATTACCAACAGAAAACTCCGAGACAGCCACAAAAATTAGCTTCATGATAGCAGAAGCCATTGCCAAGCGAAGCAAACCCCTATCAGACGGAGAATTTGTCAAGGAATGCTTGGAGATGTTTGCATCGGTAGCGTGTCCGGAGCAAGAAGcattagttaaaaatataagCTTGTCACATCAAACCATAGCAAGAAGAATTGATGACATGACCAAAGATATTGAATCGTCTTTAAAAACGCAATTGAAGAAATGTGTTTTTTACAGTTTCGCGCTCGACGAAAGTACTGATGTATCAGATACCGCACAGTTGGCAGTTTTTGTAAGAGGGGTAACAGAAGACTATACCGTGATCGAGGAATTGCTTGATTTGCGTTCAATGAAAGATACAACCACCGGAAAAGATATCTACGAAGAAGTAAAGAGTTGCATAGAAAAATATGAACTACGAATCGAAAATCTTTGCGGATTGACTAAAGACGGTGCGCCAGCAATAACAGGAAGAACAAGTGGTTTTGCAGCTTTAATGTGCAAGAACGTCACACATACAATCATACAGCATCATTGTATTATTCATCAAGAACAGCTGTGTGCAAAAGTACTTGAATTGAAACACGTGATGGATAAAGTAGTGCAGACAGTTAATTTTATACGTGCAAGAGGACTGAATCACAGACAGTTCCAGGCTTTTCTGTCTGATGTCGGTTCAGATCACGAAGACATCGTGTACTTCAGTAGCGTTCGCTGGCTCAGTAGAGCATCCACACTTAAACGATTCTATTCGTTGCTCGACGAAGTAAAGATTTTTCTTGAAAACAAAGGTCAAGAAATTGATTTCCTAACTGATGAGCAGTGGTTGGCTGATCTGGCCTTCCTGGTTGACATTACTAAGTACCTCTCTGATCTTAACTTAAAACTGCAAGGAAAAGATCAATTATGCACGCAGTTATATGAACACATTCAAGCTTTCACAAAGAAGCTCATTTTGTTAGAAAAACAACTGGAACAAAAACAGTTGGTTCATTGGGAGACTCTATCTGCCAGAAATCAAGAAATGTTGGACTTAGCCAAGTACGTTTCATTGTTGCAAAGATTGAGGAATGAGTTTGAAGAGAGATTCGTAGACTTCAAATTACAAATTCCTAACATGAAAGTGTTCCAAAATCCGTTTGAAATTGAAATTGATGGTGCTGTGCTGAACTTACAGATGGAATTGATTGAACTGCAAAGTGACTCTCTTCTAAAAACGGCATATCAAAGTTGCCTTCCGAACGGATTAATtgagttttataaaaaatatattaatcgGAACCAATACCCAAACCTTACCAAATTAGCTCTTCAACAAATATCTTTATTTGGTAGTACATATATTTGCGAGCAGCTTTTTTCTCGCATGAAATATAATAAATCGAAAACGAGATCATCTTTATCAGACAATCATCTGACAGGCATTCTGCGCATAGCTACTTCTAAAATACCAGCTGACATAGATACACTGTGCAAACAGAAAAAATGTCAAACATCTCATTAG